The Vibrio tubiashii ATCC 19109 genome has a segment encoding these proteins:
- a CDS encoding PilW family protein: MVFPTVRNCRQRGASLVELLIASIMGVMAIGVIGTVFTSGQKLATERGKQLLLAQNLSSTLLQIKEDIHRAGFNGIAAIPAQLSGATSHLYIDNELGVLGYVYRIASTGSASFRNVVYKREESETIELGDSLKLCEKHTSEPLSISSASSSGLGGYCFNLFNPKQISVTEFSLNKEVVKGGEAETRMVTISIHAHLLSDTEITYQSNLTALLRNWQ; the protein is encoded by the coding sequence ATGGTTTTCCCAACTGTGCGTAATTGTCGTCAACGTGGGGCAAGTCTAGTCGAGCTCCTGATCGCTTCGATCATGGGAGTTATGGCGATTGGAGTTATCGGAACGGTATTTACTAGCGGACAAAAGCTCGCCACCGAGAGAGGAAAGCAATTGCTGCTTGCGCAAAACCTATCGAGTACCCTATTGCAAATAAAAGAGGACATTCACCGAGCAGGTTTTAATGGCATTGCAGCTATCCCTGCCCAGTTGTCTGGAGCGACTTCTCATCTTTATATCGACAATGAGCTAGGGGTACTTGGCTATGTTTACCGCATCGCTTCTACGGGAAGCGCTTCATTTCGCAATGTCGTCTATAAACGTGAAGAGTCAGAAACCATAGAGCTAGGAGACTCACTCAAGCTGTGCGAAAAGCACACTAGCGAGCCTCTCTCAATTTCCTCCGCTTCTTCATCTGGGCTCGGAGGTTACTGTTTTAATTTGTTTAACCCTAAACAAATATCTGTGACAGAGTTTTCGCTCAATAAAGAAGTGGTCAAAGGTGGCGAGGCGGAGACGCGAATGGTGACCATATCAATCCATGCGCACCTTCTTTCTGACACTGAGATAACTTATCAATCCAATCTCACTGCGTTACTTAGGAACTGGCAATGA
- a CDS encoding AbgT family transporter — MSEVAAQETKPSGVLGFIERAGKKIPDPVIIFMFLFAFSLVITGLMDGVSFETIGKGGEAVEFSIKNMLAAENFRWMFENALLQNWLAFGHGVLGVILIVMLGVGIAENSGLLTAVIKKVGLKISDRLLPLLVVFLGIMSSIAADAGYLVLIPLAGLLYAGLGKNPLIGMAAAFAGVSAGFSANLLPATPVDVVLGVNAKIFAESQNVPFVGRNGEELNPATMHYFFVLVSTFLLAAVGAWVTTRFITPRLEKMSYQLPEEVNFDEFELTEKEQKGLRWAGVGLVATLAAIYGLAIGPLATYTNDAGKEVTPYLDNIILLISLVFAVVGLCFGVATGKFKKLQDVVSAMVKQMNTMGYVLVLTFFCYNFLALLSYSGLGTYVTYLGATFLQSLGLQQFPALMLLGFILTTAVINLFVGGLTSKWMLLGPIFVPMLYQVNPNMTPDLVTAAYRVADSSTNIITPMMSYAGVVLAFMRKYKPELTFGDVIAIMVPYSVAFLTLWSAVLIGFFTFGLPLGF, encoded by the coding sequence ATGAGTGAAGTTGCAGCGCAAGAAACCAAGCCTTCAGGGGTTTTAGGTTTCATTGAGCGTGCTGGTAAAAAAATCCCAGATCCAGTGATTATTTTCATGTTCTTGTTTGCGTTTTCTCTGGTCATTACCGGATTGATGGATGGCGTAAGCTTTGAAACCATCGGCAAGGGCGGGGAGGCCGTTGAGTTCTCAATTAAGAACATGTTAGCGGCGGAAAATTTCCGTTGGATGTTTGAGAACGCTCTACTGCAAAACTGGCTAGCATTTGGTCATGGTGTCCTTGGCGTTATCTTGATTGTGATGCTAGGTGTTGGTATTGCGGAAAACTCTGGTCTATTGACTGCGGTCATTAAAAAAGTAGGTCTAAAGATTAGTGACCGCTTACTTCCACTGTTGGTTGTCTTCCTTGGCATCATGAGTTCTATTGCGGCGGATGCAGGCTACTTAGTGCTGATTCCTCTTGCGGGTCTACTTTACGCAGGACTAGGCAAAAACCCATTGATTGGTATGGCAGCGGCGTTTGCAGGTGTATCAGCAGGTTTTAGTGCTAACTTACTTCCAGCGACACCTGTCGATGTCGTTTTAGGTGTAAACGCGAAGATCTTTGCTGAATCACAAAACGTTCCTTTCGTTGGTCGCAACGGTGAAGAGCTCAACCCTGCGACGATGCACTATTTCTTCGTCTTAGTGTCCACCTTCTTGCTTGCTGCAGTAGGTGCTTGGGTGACTACTCGCTTTATCACTCCTCGTCTGGAAAAGATGTCTTATCAACTGCCTGAGGAGGTAAACTTTGATGAGTTTGAACTTACGGAGAAAGAGCAAAAAGGCCTGCGTTGGGCGGGTGTCGGCCTAGTAGCGACTCTAGCTGCGATCTACGGCTTGGCGATTGGCCCATTAGCGACTTACACCAATGACGCAGGAAAAGAGGTAACCCCTTACCTAGATAACATCATCCTTCTTATCTCTTTAGTGTTTGCGGTTGTTGGTCTGTGTTTTGGTGTGGCAACAGGCAAGTTCAAGAAGTTGCAAGATGTTGTAAGTGCGATGGTTAAGCAGATGAACACCATGGGTTATGTGTTAGTGCTGACCTTCTTCTGTTACAACTTCTTAGCGCTACTTAGCTACTCAGGTTTAGGCACTTATGTGACCTACCTAGGCGCGACTTTCTTACAGTCACTGGGCCTGCAACAGTTCCCAGCGTTAATGCTGCTTGGCTTTATTCTAACTACTGCTGTGATTAACTTGTTTGTAGGTGGCCTAACATCAAAGTGGATGCTGCTTGGTCCAATTTTCGTTCCTATGCTGTATCAAGTTAACCCGAACATGACGCCAGACTTAGTCACCGCGGCTTACCGTGTTGCTGACTCTTCAACCAACATCATTACACCAATGATGAGCTATGCGGGTGTGGTACTGGCCTTTATGCGTAAGTACAAACCTGAGCTGACATTTGGTGACGTGATTGCCATTATGGTGCCATACTCTGTCGCTTTCTTGACTCTGTGGTCGGCAGTATTGATTGGTTTCTTTACCTTTGGTTTACCGTTAGGTTTTTAA
- a CDS encoding AbgT family transporter produces the protein MSNQAINKAPSPKPSGMDRFLNFIERAGNKIPDPAILFFWALIITWGASALLSNFTFDLINPRSGEALAINNLLTGESLASFLANMVTTFTGFAPLGIVLVAMLGVGVADSSGFITTGLKKMLNFTPAKLLTPMLILVAIVSHTAADAGYVLVIPLGGIIFHAAGRHPLAGIAAAFAGVSGGFSANFIPSGIDPLLAGFTQTAAQVLDPEYVVNPLANIFFTGISSVIIVAIGWYVTEKIIEPRLANTPVDEDAEKAPDLGSFTELESKAFRYAGWAMLAGIALLVVALIPETSALRSPEGEITAFSAPIMKSIVPLIFILFIIPGYVYGKVSGTFKTSNDIIKAMADTMSTMGAYIVMSFFCAQFLSAFAQSNIGTLLALYGAEGLKAMNLPGEATIIGMILLTAAVNLLIGSASAKWALIGPILVPMLMAVGISPELSQAAYRVGDSVSNIISPLMVFFPLVVVYCQRYVKSTGIGTLASLMMPFSIAMLIGWSIFLVAYWMLGIPLGIQAPYTYTM, from the coding sequence ATGAGTAACCAAGCAATTAATAAAGCTCCGTCACCAAAGCCTAGTGGTATGGACCGCTTCCTAAACTTTATTGAACGAGCGGGTAACAAGATCCCAGATCCTGCCATCCTGTTCTTTTGGGCACTGATCATTACATGGGGTGCATCTGCCCTTCTTTCTAACTTCACGTTCGACCTTATTAATCCACGTTCGGGTGAAGCGCTTGCAATCAACAACCTTCTGACTGGCGAATCTCTAGCAAGCTTTCTAGCGAACATGGTTACTACCTTTACTGGTTTTGCACCACTAGGTATCGTGCTTGTAGCGATGCTAGGTGTTGGTGTTGCTGACTCTTCTGGCTTCATTACAACTGGCCTGAAGAAAATGCTTAACTTCACACCAGCTAAGCTTCTTACACCAATGCTAATCCTTGTAGCAATCGTATCGCACACTGCAGCAGATGCGGGCTACGTACTGGTTATTCCTCTTGGTGGTATCATTTTCCACGCAGCTGGTCGTCACCCTCTAGCAGGTATCGCAGCGGCGTTTGCTGGTGTATCAGGTGGTTTCTCTGCTAACTTTATCCCTTCAGGTATTGATCCACTATTAGCAGGTTTCACGCAAACAGCAGCACAAGTTCTTGACCCTGAGTACGTAGTTAACCCACTGGCGAACATTTTCTTCACGGGTATTTCTTCAGTCATCATCGTAGCGATTGGTTGGTATGTTACTGAGAAAATCATTGAACCTCGTCTAGCTAATACACCAGTGGATGAAGATGCAGAAAAAGCACCGGATCTAGGTTCATTCACTGAGCTAGAGTCAAAAGCGTTCCGTTACGCAGGTTGGGCTATGCTTGCGGGTATCGCTCTATTGGTTGTTGCTCTGATCCCAGAAACATCAGCACTGCGTTCTCCAGAAGGTGAAATTACAGCGTTCTCAGCACCAATTATGAAGTCGATTGTTCCATTGATCTTCATTTTGTTTATCATCCCTGGTTATGTTTACGGTAAAGTGTCGGGTACGTTCAAAACCAGTAACGATATTATCAAAGCAATGGCAGATACTATGTCGACCATGGGCGCTTACATCGTAATGTCGTTCTTCTGTGCTCAGTTCCTATCGGCGTTCGCTCAGTCAAACATTGGTACTCTTCTAGCGCTATACGGTGCTGAAGGCCTGAAAGCGATGAACCTACCAGGTGAAGCAACAATCATCGGTATGATTCTTCTAACCGCGGCGGTTAACCTTCTAATCGGTTCTGCGTCAGCGAAATGGGCTCTGATTGGTCCAATCCTAGTTCCAATGCTAATGGCAGTTGGTATTTCACCAGAACTGTCTCAAGCGGCTTACCGTGTTGGTGATTCTGTTTCGAACATCATCTCTCCTCTGATGGTCTTCTTCCCACTTGTGGTGGTTTACTGTCAGCGCTACGTGAAGTCGACTGGTATCGGTACTCTAGCTTCACTAATGATGCCATTCTCTATCGCAATGCTGATTGGTTGGTCTATCTTCCTAGTTGCGTACTGGATGCTAGGTATCCCTCTAGGTATTCAAGCACCTTACACTTACACGATGTAA
- the dnaJ gene encoding molecular chaperone DnaJ codes for MSKRDFYEVLGVSRDASERDIKKAYKRLAMKFHPDRNQGDESAAEKFKEVKEAYEILLDPQKKAAYDQYGHAAFEQGGMGGGGFGGGGADFGDIFGDVFGDIFGGGRRGGGGHRAQRGADLRYNMELSLEEAVRGVSKEIEVPTLVHCDSCEGSGAKKGTSAETCGTCHGHGQVQMRQGFFAVQQTCPTCHGKGKIIKDPCNVCHGQGRKQKTKTLNVKIPAGVDTGDRIRLSGEGEAGEHGAPAGDLYVQVHVKEHHIFERDGNNLYCEVPVSFAMAALGGEVEVPTLDGRVNLKVPTETQTGRMFRMRGKGVKGVRGGGVGDLIVKLVVETPVNLSSRQKDLLKEFEESCGGEAATKHKPKSEGFFNGVKKFFDDLTS; via the coding sequence ATGTCAAAACGTGATTTTTACGAAGTATTAGGCGTAAGCCGCGATGCATCAGAGCGTGATATTAAAAAGGCCTACAAGCGCCTAGCGATGAAATTCCACCCAGACCGTAACCAGGGCGATGAAAGCGCAGCAGAAAAGTTTAAAGAAGTAAAAGAAGCGTACGAAATTCTTCTCGATCCGCAAAAGAAAGCTGCTTATGACCAATACGGTCATGCTGCTTTTGAACAAGGCGGTATGGGCGGCGGCGGCTTTGGTGGTGGCGGTGCTGATTTCGGTGACATCTTTGGTGATGTGTTCGGTGATATCTTCGGTGGCGGTCGTCGTGGTGGCGGTGGTCATCGTGCTCAGCGCGGTGCTGACCTTCGTTACAACATGGAACTGTCACTTGAAGAAGCGGTTCGTGGTGTATCTAAAGAGATTGAAGTACCAACGCTGGTTCACTGTGACAGCTGTGAAGGTAGCGGCGCTAAGAAAGGCACTTCTGCGGAAACTTGTGGCACCTGTCATGGCCATGGTCAGGTTCAGATGCGTCAAGGTTTCTTTGCGGTTCAACAAACCTGTCCTACCTGTCATGGTAAAGGCAAGATCATTAAAGACCCATGTAATGTATGTCATGGACAAGGTCGTAAGCAGAAGACTAAGACCCTTAACGTTAAGATCCCAGCTGGCGTAGATACGGGCGATCGTATTCGTCTTTCTGGTGAAGGTGAAGCGGGAGAGCATGGCGCTCCGGCGGGTGACCTGTACGTTCAAGTTCATGTCAAAGAGCACCATATCTTTGAGCGTGATGGCAACAACCTTTACTGTGAAGTACCTGTGAGCTTTGCTATGGCAGCACTGGGTGGTGAAGTTGAAGTGCCAACACTTGATGGTCGTGTAAACCTTAAAGTTCCAACAGAGACCCAAACTGGTCGCATGTTCCGTATGCGTGGTAAAGGTGTCAAAGGTGTTCGTGGCGGTGGTGTTGGCGATCTGATTGTTAAACTAGTTGTCGAAACGCCAGTAAACCTTAGCTCGCGTCAGAAAGATCTGCTAAAAGAATTTGAAGAGTCTTGTGGTGGTGAAGCGGCAACGAAACATAAGCCAAAATCAGAAGGCTTCTTCAACGGTGTGAAGAAGTTCTTTGATGACCTAACTAGCTAA
- a CDS encoding GspH/FimT family pseudopilin, producing the protein MSRGFTLLELLITMLVLAVILSVAVPSFHNLHLNSQMLRAANELNGFLNQARSEAIWRNRDLWAHFTFTSSPVLAKDWTVTLTDSDTRGEGNKILFLQGTSFKDLQLDWTYTADRIKFDGLRGRIKDGSLSFYPEGHASQALIVKSSYAGNRIMLCALSESSYGFPNCA; encoded by the coding sequence ATGTCTCGCGGGTTTACTCTGTTAGAGCTATTAATCACGATGCTGGTGTTGGCTGTAATACTTTCAGTCGCTGTACCCAGTTTTCATAATCTCCATCTCAATAGTCAAATGCTCAGAGCAGCCAACGAGCTCAATGGTTTTTTAAACCAAGCCCGTTCTGAAGCGATTTGGAGAAACCGTGATTTATGGGCGCATTTTACCTTCACTTCTTCGCCAGTTTTAGCCAAAGATTGGACGGTGACACTGACAGATTCAGACACCAGAGGAGAGGGCAACAAAATTCTATTCTTACAGGGCACTTCATTTAAAGACTTACAACTCGATTGGACTTATACCGCAGATAGAATCAAATTCGATGGTCTGCGCGGTCGAATTAAAGATGGTAGCTTGAGCTTCTACCCCGAAGGTCACGCTAGCCAAGCGCTGATTGTAAAAAGTTCCTACGCGGGTAACCGAATCATGCTCTGCGCGCTAAGTGAAAGTAGTTATGGTTTTCCCAACTGTGCGTAA
- a CDS encoding prepilin-type N-terminal cleavage/methylation domain-containing protein, translated as MGNSRRGFTLLEVLIALLLIGIASLALVKLQVYIEQRSDFAIKSIEGLNLIENKLEWFRTRGADPSQSGVAVADFDLISSGSDSLHSYQLVWQISTPSAELSSSLKQITITAQWQDRLGEPHQLTLNTMIARDGEFISR; from the coding sequence ATGGGCAATAGTCGGCGAGGCTTTACTTTATTGGAAGTGCTAATTGCCTTGTTGCTGATCGGTATTGCGAGTCTAGCTTTGGTTAAGTTACAGGTTTACATCGAGCAAAGAAGTGATTTTGCGATTAAGAGTATTGAAGGATTAAACCTGATAGAAAATAAACTGGAGTGGTTTCGTACCCGAGGTGCAGACCCAAGTCAGTCTGGCGTCGCGGTGGCAGATTTCGATTTGATAAGCAGTGGTTCAGACTCTCTACATTCATATCAGCTTGTTTGGCAAATTAGTACGCCATCTGCTGAACTTTCCTCTTCTCTTAAACAGATAACGATAACCGCACAGTGGCAAGATCGTCTAGGAGAGCCCCATCAATTAACTCTTAACACAATGATTGCGAGAGATGGTGAATTTATAAGCAGATAG
- the mltF gene encoding membrane-bound lytic murein transglycosylase MltF → MKKYYISHFKSLSLVMFAALLLSGCQIESEPKSELDLIKERGVLRVGTLNNQLSYYIGPDGPAGLDYELAREFANELGVQLEMKPAYRISSLYPALEKGEIDIIAAGLSQSPERLKNFRPGPAYYYVSQQVVYKKGNWRPRNLKQLLAKQAELIEKNEGKDVLSIVGDSHFNKTLTDIQAQHPDFSYYIDPNADVNDLLKAVSQGELRFTVADSVEVSLSQRIYPDIALAFELTEDQPISWFLRPSQDESLYGLLIEFFGAVNQSGHLASLEEKYIGHIGSFDYVDTRAFIRALDSKLPKWSPLFKKYSDEFDWRLVAALAYQESHWNPVAKSPTGVRGMMMLTLPTAKSVGVTNRLDPEQSVRGGVEYLRRMVDRIPDSIEEHEKIWFALASYNVGYGHMMDARRLTKRQGGNPDAWSDVKDRLPLLRQKKYYSQTRYGFARGDEARNYVENIRRYYQSIIGHVEQQTTSSDDVSIDDLTVIQVPETALSDAMPISAAEPVSASESTNE, encoded by the coding sequence ATGAAGAAGTATTATATAAGTCACTTTAAGTCACTGAGCCTAGTTATGTTTGCAGCTTTGCTACTCTCTGGCTGCCAAATAGAATCTGAACCTAAAAGTGAACTCGACTTAATTAAAGAGCGTGGCGTCCTGCGCGTGGGCACACTCAATAATCAACTATCGTATTACATTGGCCCAGACGGCCCAGCGGGTCTTGACTATGAACTGGCGCGCGAGTTTGCCAACGAATTGGGCGTTCAACTTGAAATGAAGCCTGCTTATCGTATCTCTAGCCTTTACCCTGCGCTAGAAAAAGGAGAGATCGACATCATTGCCGCCGGGCTTAGCCAATCTCCAGAAAGGCTTAAAAACTTCCGCCCCGGCCCTGCTTACTATTACGTAAGCCAACAAGTGGTCTACAAAAAAGGCAACTGGCGTCCAAGAAACTTAAAGCAGTTACTGGCAAAACAAGCTGAATTGATTGAGAAAAATGAAGGGAAAGACGTTCTGAGTATTGTTGGAGATTCTCACTTCAATAAGACTCTGACCGACATTCAGGCTCAGCATCCAGATTTTTCTTACTATATCGACCCAAATGCTGACGTTAACGATCTGCTTAAAGCCGTCTCTCAAGGCGAACTTAGATTCACGGTCGCGGACTCGGTCGAGGTTTCGTTATCACAGCGCATTTACCCTGACATTGCGTTAGCATTCGAACTGACTGAAGACCAACCTATCTCGTGGTTCTTGCGCCCTTCTCAGGATGAAAGCTTATATGGCTTATTGATTGAGTTTTTCGGTGCGGTTAATCAATCCGGCCACTTAGCTTCTTTAGAAGAGAAATACATTGGTCACATTGGCAGCTTTGATTACGTCGATACCCGTGCCTTCATTCGTGCGCTCGATTCCAAACTGCCTAAATGGTCGCCTTTATTTAAGAAGTATTCTGATGAGTTTGATTGGCGCTTAGTCGCGGCATTGGCTTACCAAGAGTCTCACTGGAATCCGGTGGCAAAATCGCCGACTGGTGTACGCGGTATGATGATGCTGACCTTGCCAACGGCAAAGAGTGTTGGAGTGACTAACCGTCTCGATCCTGAGCAATCGGTACGCGGCGGTGTTGAATACCTGCGTAGAATGGTCGATCGCATTCCTGATTCGATTGAAGAGCATGAAAAGATCTGGTTTGCGCTGGCTTCATATAACGTGGGTTATGGGCATATGATGGATGCGAGACGCCTAACCAAACGTCAAGGGGGTAACCCAGATGCGTGGTCCGATGTAAAAGATCGTCTGCCACTGCTGCGTCAAAAGAAATACTACAGCCAAACTCGCTATGGTTTTGCCCGCGGTGATGAAGCGCGTAATTACGTAGAAAATATCCGTCGCTATTACCAAAGTATCATTGGTCATGTTGAGCAGCAGACAACGTCTAGCGACGACGTAAGCATAGACGACCTTACTGTAATCCAAGTGCCTGAAACCGCACTCTCAGATGCAATGCCTATCTCAGCGGCAGAGCCTGTTTCTGCAAGTGAAAGCACCAACGAATAG
- a CDS encoding type IV pilin protein, translated as MTLVELMLALAIISIVAAIAYPSYQSHLLKAHRTAALADLAKIQIELEQHYSGSYQSAATSVLSGGRCRFCTLDTEHFTVSISATASAYTIKAEPIGAQLKDQCSDNHYNQLTINQTGEMTPPNCWQ; from the coding sequence ATGACACTTGTCGAATTGATGCTCGCTTTAGCCATTATCTCGATAGTCGCGGCAATCGCGTATCCAAGCTATCAAAGCCACTTACTCAAGGCACATCGGACTGCTGCACTGGCGGATCTAGCCAAGATTCAGATCGAACTCGAACAGCACTATTCTGGGAGTTACCAATCGGCAGCAACATCGGTGTTATCTGGAGGGAGGTGTAGATTCTGCACCTTAGATACTGAGCATTTCACTGTGTCTATTTCTGCCACAGCGTCTGCATATACTATCAAGGCAGAACCTATCGGCGCGCAGTTAAAGGATCAGTGTTCCGACAATCACTATAACCAACTGACCATCAATCAAACAGGTGAAATGACGCCACCCAATTGTTGGCAATAA
- the tadA gene encoding tRNA adenosine(34) deaminase TadA encodes MLRANIVSTEQEAPQFSEQDHHFMRLALKLAEKAEAEGEVPVGAVLVKEGEVIAEGWNQSIGEHDATAHAEMQTLRKAGQALQNYRLLDTTLYVTLEPCPMCAGALLHSRVKRIVFGARDLKAGAAGSVLNLFEHQAAYHYADVEYGLLEDECRIQLQTFFRRRRKEQKAQRKKARKLQQRGQ; translated from the coding sequence ATGCTGCGAGCAAACATAGTGTCTACTGAGCAAGAAGCCCCACAATTTTCTGAACAAGATCATCATTTTATGCGCTTGGCACTTAAGCTTGCCGAAAAAGCAGAAGCTGAAGGTGAAGTGCCTGTTGGCGCTGTACTGGTAAAAGAGGGCGAAGTGATTGCTGAGGGGTGGAACCAATCCATCGGTGAGCATGATGCGACGGCTCACGCCGAAATGCAGACCTTACGTAAAGCTGGGCAAGCGTTGCAGAACTACCGTTTGTTGGACACGACGCTGTATGTCACTTTAGAGCCATGCCCTATGTGCGCAGGCGCACTTCTACATAGTCGAGTCAAACGAATCGTATTTGGGGCGCGCGATCTCAAAGCAGGGGCAGCAGGAAGTGTGTTGAATCTATTTGAACACCAAGCGGCTTACCACTATGCGGATGTTGAATATGGCCTACTAGAAGATGAGTGTCGTATTCAGTTACAGACATTTTTTAGACGTCGTCGTAAGGAGCAAAAAGCGCAGCGTAAAAAAGCGAGAAAGTTGCAGCAGAGGGGCCAGTAG